The following coding sequences are from one Primulina huaijiensis isolate GDHJ02 unplaced genomic scaffold, ASM1229523v2 scaffold32877, whole genome shotgun sequence window:
- the LOC140968193 gene encoding E3 ubiquitin-protein ligase WAV3-like has protein sequence MERGKGQAVVTLECAHSFHSSCVGNSGVTYDNYLCPVCPAEWNDVPNSNTITDSNSSPNPFNQVSESQVPVHSHVMYEPEPIRFSDDESLPMVTEDSMSSAPPADLQIVRVNAIPERVAVASSESVSEYDVLITITGPPPLTESPQFHRGPIDLVTVLDISGSMHGSKLALLKSAVVFFIDNLGPSHRLSIVSFSTHARRILPLCRMTEEGRKNAKWCVNSLSARGSTNIVEALKKGVQVLDERRHQDSVSGIVLFSDGRDTCYSGTHFPCTGHHPQYLHLLPGSLNPEIRGIEDHDQLQTYPVYSLCFGTDHDPFSMHAISVVSGGGFSYIESDECVEGAFLSCIESLSTVIGQELHLRVSSASHGVRIRSISSKIYASKISNQGSRGSINVGNICADDDIDILVNLSIPVFGSIEDDENDSNTMHLLHITYSYTEFVSKQMVQIDVRPVTIRRPKSLSPCEMTVHEDVDMEKNNLLAAESVTEALQMAETSDLTGARTLLQDRSLILTSSSSWQKDLMEKMESRELYESDGQRCALEYIYLYGTPNMVNKFHQLSKKVGSPPSKE, from the exons ATGGAAAGGGGGAAAGGTCAGGCCGTCGTTACTCTTGAGTGTGCTCACTCCTTCCATTCTAGCTGCGTAGGCAACAGTGGTGTTACATATGACAATTACCTTTGTCCTGTTTGTCCAGCTGAATGGAATGATGTTCCAAACTCTAACACCATTACCGATAGCAATTCCAGCCCAAATCCGTTCAATCAAGTTTCTGAATCCCAGGTCCCAGTTCACTCTCATGTTATGTATGAGCCAGAACCAATTCGATTTTCTGATGATGAATCGCTCCCTATGGTCACTGAGGATTCTATGTCTTCTGCTCCACCTGCTGACCTGCAGATTGTCAGAGTCAATGCCATTCCAGAGCGGGTCGCTGTAGCTTCTTCGGAATCTGTTTCTGAATATGATGTTCTTATTACAATAACTGGACCGCCACCGTTAACAGAGTCCCCTCAGTTTCATCGTGGTCCTATCGATCTTGTTACTGTGCTAGATATCAGTGGCAGCATGCATGGGTCGAAATTGGCACTCCTGAAAAGTGCTGTTGTCTTTTTTATCGATAATTTGGGTCCTTCTCATCGACTTTCGATAGTCTCATTTTCAACTCATGCTCGGAGAATTTTACCCTTGTGCAGAATGACTGAGGAGGGGCGCAAAAATGCTAAATGGTGTGTGAATTCACTTTCCGCAAGGGGCTCCACCAATATTGTGGAGGCTTTAAAGAAGGGAGTTCAGGTTCTTGATGAAAGGAGGCACCAGGATTCAGTTTCTGGCATCGTGTTATTTTCAGATGGTAGGGACACTTGTTACAGTGGCACACATTTTCCATGTACAGGGCATCATCCACAATATTTGCATCTATTGCCTGGTTCTCTCAATCCTGAAATCCGAGGAATAGAAGATCATGACCAGCTACAAACATATCCAGTTTATTCACTCTGCTTCGGTACAGATCATGACCCTTTCTCAATGCATGCCATCTCTGTTGTATCAGGAGGTGGTTTTTCCTATATCGAATCTGATGAATGTGTGGAAGGAGCTTTTCTAAGCTGTATCGAGAGTTTATCAACTGTTATAGGTCAGGAGCTTCATTTAAGGGTGAGTTCTGCATCACATGGTGTTCGAATTAGATCAATATCTtcaaaaatatatgcaagtaaAATCTCTAATCAAGGATCACGAGGTTCAATAAATGTCGGGAATATTTGTGCTGATGATGACATAGATATTCTCGTCAACTTAAGCATCCCTGTATTTGGGAGTATTGAAGACGACGAAAATGATTCCAACACTATGCACCTTTTGCATATTACGTATTCTTACACAGAATTCGTGTCAAAACAGATGGTACAAATTGATGTTCGCCCAGTCACCATAAGGAGACCGAAATCTCTATCCCCATGTGAGATGACAGTACATGAGGATGTTGATATGGAAAAGAACAATCTCCTGGCAGCAGAAAGCGTCACAGAGGCTCTACAAATGGCAGAAACAAGTGATTTAACAGGCGCGCGTACTCTTCTGCAGGATCGAAGTTTGATTCttacttcttcttcatcttgGCAAAAAG ATTTGATGGAAAAAATGGAAAGTAGGGAGTTGTATGAAAGTGATGGCCAAAGGTGTGCTCTCGAATACATATATTTGTATGGAACACCTAATATGGTGAACAAATTTCATCAACTTAGCAAGAAAGTGGGCAGCCCTCCAAGTAAAGAATGA